The Candidatus Jordarchaeales archaeon genome includes a window with the following:
- a CDS encoding ADP-ribosylation factor-like protein, with protein MRRDAQGRLRFKIVLWGPSLSGKTTCLRWIYEELTGLNKGGFTSVEDPTGRTLYFDYTPISATGKVIFDVFTTAGQKRHRHQRKIVLQGADGVMFVADSSRSQLQNNIESLEELKGLLGDKLGKEIPMLVLLNKRDLPDAMPRQELISALKVEGFPVYESIAIRGLGVKRAFQAIAREVLLKHMYKV; from the coding sequence ATGCGGCGCGACGCCCAAGGGCGGTTGAGGTTTAAAATAGTTTTGTGGGGGCCCTCTCTTTCAGGGAAAACAACTTGCTTGCGCTGGATATACGAAGAACTGACGGGGCTCAACAAAGGTGGTTTTACTTCTGTGGAAGACCCCACGGGGCGAACACTGTACTTTGACTACACTCCGATTTCAGCAACTGGAAAAGTGATTTTTGACGTCTTTACCACAGCAGGTCAAAAGAGGCACCGCCACCAGAGAAAAATAGTTCTCCAGGGAGCTGATGGTGTGATGTTTGTTGCTGACTCCTCTCGGAGCCAACTTCAGAACAACATTGAAAGTTTGGAAGAGTTAAAAGGCCTCTTGGGCGACAAGCTAGGCAAAGAGATACCAATGCTGGTCCTGCTCAACAAAAGAGATCTACCCGACGCGATGCCAAGACAGGAGCTTATATCTGCTTTGAAGGTTGAAGGCTTCCCAGTTTACGAGTCCATTGCTATAAGAGGTTTGGGTGTTAAGAGGGCTTTCCAGGCAATAGCTAGGGAGGTCCTTTTAAAACACATGTACAAGGTTTAG
- a CDS encoding roadblock/LC7 domain-containing protein, with translation MISSKVFQRTLQELQKHPGVKGVIVTSSEGLPISTTLDPQKTETISALVTSLVGKARSVVKEMGEGTLKFLTLDAGKSEIQIAPEQEFVLIVLREKPE, from the coding sequence ATGATAAGTTCGAAAGTTTTCCAAAGAACGTTGCAAGAGCTCCAAAAACATCCGGGAGTTAAAGGGGTTATAGTCACAAGTAGCGAGGGACTCCCAATAAGTACAACACTTGACCCACAAAAAACTGAAACGATTTCAGCACTCGTAACATCACTGGTGGGAAAAGCTAGGAGTGTTGTGAAAGAAATGGGCGAAGGCACTTTGAAATTTCTCACTTTAGACGCAGGCAAGAGTGAAATTCAGATAGCTCCAGAGCAAGAGTTCGTGTTGATAGTTCTCAGAGAGAAACCAGAATAG
- the yjjX gene encoding inosine/xanthosine triphosphatase: MVIVAVGSENPVKVEAVKRVMHKLIGHVKVVSVKVDPGVSRQPVGAEETIKGAINRAREALTRTGADLGVGIEAGLVKVPATMTGYMDFQYCAIIDKDGWITIGCGPGFEYPPRVVAMVLGEKMEVGEVMSRITGIENLGRKQGAIGYLTHGVINRRRLTEISVIMAMIPRINRTLYSNC; the protein is encoded by the coding sequence ATGGTCATCGTGGCCGTAGGCTCTGAGAACCCAGTTAAAGTAGAGGCCGTGAAGCGTGTAATGCATAAACTGATTGGGCACGTTAAGGTGGTCTCCGTTAAAGTCGACCCCGGAGTCTCCAGACAGCCGGTGGGGGCTGAAGAAACAATTAAAGGGGCAATTAACAGGGCACGTGAGGCACTCACTCGAACTGGTGCAGACTTAGGAGTCGGTATAGAGGCGGGACTCGTAAAGGTCCCGGCAACGATGACGGGTTACATGGATTTCCAGTACTGCGCGATAATTGACAAGGACGGATGGATAACTATAGGTTGCGGGCCGGGGTTTGAGTACCCTCCCCGTGTGGTTGCCATGGTACTTGGAGAGAAAATGGAGGTTGGGGAGGTTATGAGCCGAATAACAGGGATTGAGAACCTAGGGAGGAAGCAAGGAGCAATAGGGTATCTAACTCATGGTGTGATAAACAGGAGGAGACTAACCGAGATATCGGTCATCATGGCCATGATACCGAGGATAAACAGGACGCTTTACTCTAATTGCTAG
- a CDS encoding sugar phosphate nucleotidyltransferase, producing MKAVVLAAGEGTRMFPLTYACPKPLLPVSGKPALKHILEGLKESGVSEVLVVVGRRQIDLVREALSDIKLKLEYVVQEEPKGTAHAASLAETFVGGEDFLLINGDVLVPKNFYKKVLEVFRDSGGNVVSLARVENVSNYGLVEVERGRVVRIVEKPERGEGGLVNAGIYAFTNEVFEELKRTPVSKRGEYELTDTIQRMIDRGLPVVPCEVEGWWVDLGYPWDLLRANELVMENSRGELVVHEGARVEGGATIHPPVHVGDGSVIKAGAYIEGPVYIGRNSVIGPNCYIRPYTFIGDRCHIGNACEVKNSIIMDGTNIAHLSYVGDSIVGRNVNLGAGTITANLRFDEKTVKSTVKGKRVDTGRRKMGAVIGDNVKTGVGAMFMPGVIVGPDSIIGPGVVVAENIPQGVTVLVKQELQVVRRNFQ from the coding sequence TTGAAAGCTGTCGTCCTCGCCGCCGGTGAAGGGACAAGAATGTTCCCGCTAACTTACGCGTGCCCTAAGCCACTCCTCCCCGTCTCCGGAAAACCAGCTTTAAAACACATTCTTGAAGGGTTGAAAGAGAGCGGGGTAAGCGAAGTGCTAGTGGTGGTGGGTAGACGCCAAATAGACCTTGTGAGGGAAGCGTTAAGTGACATTAAACTAAAACTAGAGTATGTGGTCCAGGAAGAGCCTAAGGGGACCGCTCACGCGGCAAGCCTTGCTGAAACTTTTGTTGGGGGAGAAGACTTCCTGCTTATAAACGGCGACGTTCTTGTACCAAAAAACTTCTACAAGAAAGTGTTGGAAGTTTTCCGCGACAGTGGGGGAAACGTGGTCTCATTAGCGAGGGTGGAAAATGTATCCAACTATGGTTTAGTTGAAGTCGAGCGGGGGCGTGTGGTTCGCATCGTGGAGAAGCCAGAAAGGGGGGAAGGGGGTCTGGTGAACGCCGGGATTTACGCTTTTACCAACGAGGTCTTCGAAGAACTTAAAAGGACGCCTGTCTCGAAGCGGGGGGAGTACGAGCTAACTGATACTATACAGCGTATGATAGACCGAGGCTTGCCCGTTGTGCCGTGCGAAGTCGAAGGGTGGTGGGTGGATTTAGGTTACCCTTGGGATCTCCTACGTGCAAACGAACTAGTAATGGAAAATAGTAGAGGGGAACTTGTAGTCCATGAGGGGGCTAGAGTAGAGGGCGGGGCAACCATACACCCGCCAGTGCATGTTGGAGATGGAAGTGTTATCAAGGCGGGTGCCTACATTGAGGGGCCAGTCTATATAGGGCGGAACAGCGTCATAGGGCCGAACTGTTACATCAGGCCGTACACCTTTATAGGAGATCGTTGTCACATAGGTAACGCTTGCGAGGTTAAAAACTCAATAATAATGGATGGCACGAACATAGCCCACCTCTCATACGTTGGGGACAGCATAGTTGGGAGAAACGTGAACTTGGGAGCTGGAACTATAACGGCAAACCTTCGTTTCGATGAAAAAACTGTCAAGTCGACAGTTAAAGGAAAAAGAGTTGATACGGGGAGAAGAAAGATGGGCGCTGTCATAGGAGATAACGTAAAAACAGGGGTGGGAGCGATGTTCATGCCGGGCGTCATAGTGGGGCCAGATTCCATCATAGGGCCAGGAGTGGTAGTAGCGGAGAATATTCCGCAAGGTGTCACGGTCCTAGTGAAGCAGGAGCTCCAAGTGGTGCGGAGAAACTTCCAGTAA
- a CDS encoding roadblock/LC7 domain-containing protein: MYSLKDGEWAGMLLGKSEEIENVLRKLLEEVPQIEGAAVVSVEGLPIASSLPPEIDDVRLAAITAAILSLGERAVQEFEKGFVDEVYVRGSEGYILVMGAGPNAVLTVSASKDANLGVVRLYMKRAAEKLAELI; this comes from the coding sequence ATGTATTCGTTGAAGGATGGTGAGTGGGCTGGCATGTTGCTGGGGAAAAGTGAGGAAATCGAAAATGTTTTGAGGAAGCTTCTGGAGGAGGTCCCGCAAATAGAAGGAGCGGCCGTCGTCAGCGTTGAGGGCTTACCTATAGCTTCAAGTTTGCCTCCCGAGATTGATGATGTGAGGCTCGCAGCTATAACCGCTGCCATACTCAGCTTAGGTGAGAGAGCTGTTCAGGAGTTCGAGAAGGGTTTTGTTGACGAGGTATACGTTAGAGGGAGTGAGGGTTACATACTCGTTATGGGCGCTGGGCCAAACGCTGTATTGACGGTGAGCGCTTCGAAGGATGCGAACCTTGGTGTGGTCCGCCTTTACATGAAACGGGCTGCTGAAAAACTAGCAGAGTTAATCTAA
- a CDS encoding enoyl-CoA hydratase-related protein — translation MKEKVRRMSYKNIILRKEGRIARIILNRPDKLNALNPELIEELGKAIEEVKSDRDIRVLVITGSGKAFSAGADVGAMVEATPLQAKEASLRGHKVFRMLEELDIPVIAAINGYALGGGCELALACDIRIASEKAWLGQPEINLGIIPGWGGCLRLPKLVGAAKAMELILTGDRISAQEALQIGLVNKVVPEDKLEEAVKELADKLANKPPIAVKLAKKVIRKGLECSLDAGIETENSAFSLCFATQDQKEGMRAFLEKRQPQFKGE, via the coding sequence ATGAAGGAAAAGGTGAGGCGAATGAGCTACAAAAACATCATACTTAGGAAGGAAGGGAGAATTGCGAGGATAATTTTGAACAGACCTGACAAGCTTAACGCATTGAACCCCGAACTAATAGAGGAGCTGGGAAAGGCAATAGAGGAGGTTAAGTCTGACAGGGACATAAGGGTGCTCGTGATAACAGGGTCGGGTAAGGCTTTCTCAGCTGGAGCAGACGTTGGGGCTATGGTGGAAGCTACACCTCTCCAAGCTAAAGAGGCGTCGCTGCGAGGACACAAGGTGTTTAGAATGCTGGAAGAACTAGACATACCAGTCATTGCCGCGATAAACGGCTACGCTCTGGGAGGAGGGTGTGAACTGGCACTAGCATGCGACATAAGAATAGCAAGTGAAAAAGCCTGGCTTGGACAGCCAGAAATAAACTTGGGCATAATTCCAGGGTGGGGAGGATGTCTACGCCTACCAAAACTTGTCGGGGCAGCTAAAGCAATGGAGTTGATACTCACAGGGGATAGAATCAGCGCCCAAGAAGCTTTACAGATAGGTCTCGTCAACAAAGTCGTTCCAGAAGATAAATTGGAAGAAGCAGTTAAAGAGCTTGCTGATAAACTGGCCAACAAGCCGCCAATAGCTGTAAAGCTAGCCAAGAAAGTAATAAGGAAGGGGTTAGAGTGTAGCTTAGACGCCGGAATCGAAACAGAGAATTCAGCTTTCAGCCTCTGCTTTGCAACACAAGACCAGAAGGAAGGCATGCGGGCATTCCTAGAAAAGAGACAACCACAGTTCAAGGGAGAATAG
- a CDS encoding nucleotidyltransferase domain-containing protein, with product MPSLDDRRSEVAREAARLLYFRLASEYYEAKRQAARNLGVRVLPANKEVAIELDKLASLLEGEQRIERLKELRKEALEVMVMLERFNPVLIGSVWRGTARVGSDIDIRVFAEDPQEVVEELVRRGVDVKVKLLGKDKSKKYVHIYFKTKRGNDVEVVVRPMEERSLRETCDIFGDVIKGLTINELKKVLEEDPAKKFVPE from the coding sequence TTGCCATCCTTGGATGATAGGCGAAGCGAGGTTGCAAGGGAAGCGGCGCGCCTCCTCTACTTTCGGTTGGCGTCGGAGTATTACGAGGCGAAACGCCAAGCTGCCAGGAATCTTGGAGTGCGCGTGCTTCCAGCAAACAAGGAAGTTGCAATAGAGCTTGACAAGCTTGCAAGCCTTTTGGAAGGAGAGCAGAGAATTGAAAGGTTGAAAGAGCTGAGAAAGGAAGCGTTGGAGGTCATGGTGATGCTTGAGCGCTTCAACCCGGTTCTCATAGGTTCAGTGTGGAGGGGGACTGCAAGGGTTGGAAGTGATATAGACATCAGGGTTTTCGCAGAAGACCCCCAGGAAGTTGTTGAAGAGCTGGTTCGTAGGGGAGTAGATGTGAAGGTGAAACTTCTAGGAAAAGACAAGTCAAAAAAGTATGTTCACATATATTTCAAGACCAAGAGGGGAAATGACGTTGAGGTTGTTGTCCGCCCAATGGAAGAAAGAAGTCTGAGGGAGACGTGCGACATATTTGGAGACGTGATTAAAGGGTTAACTATAAACGAGCTGAAGAAGGTTCTTGAAGAAGACCCGGCTAAGAAATTCGTCCCCGAGTAA
- a CDS encoding Rab family GTPase, giving the protein MAVIVKVLVEGDGGVGKTSLVRRYCDGNYTDTKMTIGVAFDKKTLEIDGENVTLMIWDFGGEERFREILPDFCKGAHVALLVYDVSRIESFLNLKEWLLLTRNNAGDIPVILVGSKCDLERRVSVEDVADFMEKYGVAHHVETSAKNNVNVGAAFELAAREAIKKFKVAENVVVQ; this is encoded by the coding sequence GTGGCGGTTATAGTTAAAGTTCTTGTGGAGGGAGATGGAGGAGTTGGAAAAACCAGTCTCGTGAGAAGGTATTGCGACGGGAATTATACTGATACGAAGATGACTATAGGCGTGGCTTTCGATAAGAAAACGCTTGAAATCGATGGAGAAAACGTTACCCTCATGATATGGGATTTTGGTGGGGAGGAGCGGTTCAGGGAAATTCTTCCCGACTTCTGTAAGGGAGCACATGTCGCCCTACTCGTATACGATGTTTCCAGGATTGAGTCCTTCTTAAATCTGAAGGAATGGCTCTTACTGACGAGGAATAACGCGGGGGATATACCGGTTATCTTAGTTGGATCAAAATGTGACCTGGAAAGAAGGGTTTCTGTTGAAGATGTGGCAGATTTTATGGAGAAGTATGGGGTTGCCCATCACGTTGAGACGAGCGCAAAAAACAATGTGAACGTGGGGGCAGCGTTCGAGCTTGCCGCTAGAGAGGCTATAAAGAAGTTTAAAGTTGCGGAGAACGTTGTGGTCCAGTAA
- a CDS encoding roadblock/LC7 domain-containing protein: MTVDVKAFERILADVIKAESGIKKVILVDRTGLTIAYTSRFSYFKVDVEGIGAIASAVYCASEEQGKSLELGELQIVTSEFEQGKIFASSCGKGILCVITDETVNIGMVRLLMKKASEQLKAILDEFLAEKPVMPLTEGEEEEELKAAFGELEKV, from the coding sequence ATGACGGTAGATGTGAAAGCGTTCGAGCGCATATTAGCTGATGTGATTAAAGCGGAAAGTGGTATAAAGAAAGTGATTCTTGTCGACCGCACTGGTCTCACGATAGCTTACACGTCGAGGTTCAGTTATTTCAAAGTAGATGTTGAAGGGATAGGTGCGATAGCGTCTGCAGTGTATTGTGCCAGTGAAGAGCAAGGAAAAAGCCTTGAGCTCGGCGAGCTCCAGATAGTAACTTCGGAATTTGAGCAAGGAAAGATATTCGCCTCCAGCTGCGGGAAAGGGATACTCTGTGTCATAACGGACGAAACAGTAAACATTGGGATGGTTCGCCTATTAATGAAGAAAGCATCAGAACAGCTCAAAGCGATCCTAGACGAATTCCTGGCAGAAAAGCCCGTGATGCCGTTAACTGAAGGAGAAGAAGAGGAAGAATTGAAAGCTGCTTTCGGAGAACTAGAAAAAGTCTAA
- a CDS encoding PAC2 family protein: MYEITVKEVNPKRKVEGAICVHALPDITEVGAVVVKKLVKKLNAEKIIEMEFTDMPPMVIVEDGVVRPPQVQVYIWNSPDNGRSLLLVTGDDQPMTAPGIYALSEQIAKLMADFKVKFLVTLGGYLSDCENGERKIYFTSTSGLELPDMEKLEKMPKGEIVGANGLVPVIAKERYGIDGVILLSKVDSKAAMTGKADTEAAKLLLSTLKNYLGLPVEVDEEEVEENVREECGRSEGEFQTYIY, encoded by the coding sequence ATGTATGAAATAACCGTGAAGGAAGTTAACCCGAAGCGAAAGGTTGAGGGAGCTATATGCGTCCATGCTCTTCCAGACATAACAGAGGTCGGAGCTGTAGTTGTTAAAAAGCTGGTCAAGAAGCTAAACGCTGAGAAGATAATCGAAATGGAGTTCACGGACATGCCGCCGATGGTTATAGTAGAGGATGGCGTCGTAAGGCCTCCTCAGGTTCAGGTTTACATCTGGAATAGTCCCGATAATGGGAGAAGCTTGCTTCTCGTTACGGGAGACGACCAGCCGATGACTGCGCCGGGCATATACGCTCTCTCCGAGCAAATAGCTAAGCTGATGGCTGACTTTAAAGTTAAATTCCTGGTAACTTTGGGAGGATACCTTTCAGACTGTGAGAATGGCGAAAGAAAAATTTATTTCACCAGTACAAGTGGGCTTGAGTTGCCTGACATGGAGAAGCTTGAAAAAATGCCGAAGGGGGAAATAGTGGGAGCGAATGGCTTGGTTCCTGTGATAGCTAAGGAAAGATACGGGATTGATGGGGTAATTCTTCTTTCGAAGGTTGATAGTAAGGCTGCCATGACAGGAAAAGCTGACACTGAAGCGGCTAAGTTGCTTCTAAGCACGCTTAAAAACTACCTCGGCTTGCCTGTGGAAGTGGACGAGGAGGAAGTAGAGGAAAACGTAAGAGAGGAGTGCGGGAGGAGCGAGGGAGAATTCCAGACATACATCTACTAA